DNA sequence from the Saccopteryx leptura isolate mSacLep1 chromosome 4, mSacLep1_pri_phased_curated, whole genome shotgun sequence genome:
GGACCCCCTCAACGGCCATTGTTACCTGTCCGGCTACATCTCGCTGCTGCTGCGCGCGGAGCCCTACCCCACGTCGCGCTACGGCAGCCAGTGCATGCAGCCCAACAACATCATGGGCATCGAGAACATCTGCGAGCTGGCCGCGCGCCTGCTCTTCAGCGCCGTCGAGTGGGCCCGAAACATCCCCTTCTTCCCGGACCTGCAGATCACCGACCAGGTGTCCCTGCTGCGCCTCACCTGGAGCGAGCTGTTCGTGCTCAACGCGGCGCAGTGCTCCATGCCGCTGCACGTGGCGCCGCTGCTGGCCGCCGCCGGCCTGCACGCCTCGCCCATGTCCGCCGACCGCGTCGTGGCCTTCATGGACCACATCCGCATCTTCCAGGAGCAGGTGGAGAAGCTCAAGGCCCTGCACGTGGACTCGGCCGAGTACAGCTGCCTCAAGGCCATCGTGCTGTTCACGTCAGGTGAGGCTGCGCCGCCGCGGCGCCCTCCGCCCGGGCCCGGCCTCCTGCGCCGCCGCCGCGCGGGCCCGGCCTCGCCGGCCCTGGGGCCTGGCCCGCACCCGCGGCCCGCGCGCGGGGACGCGGCCGGGGCGCCGCTGCCATCTTGGGAGCGCGGTGGTGCGGGAGCGGAGGCGGCGCCCGTGGGGGCGGCGAGCGGACGGCTGGCTGGGCCTAGCCGGGACCCCGCGCCGGGTGGGCCGCGGCGGCGGCGGGTGCGTGTCTGCTGGGGGAGGCGGTGCTGTGGCTCCGTCTGGCTGCGCGTGTGTgcggtgtgcgtgtgtgtgtgtgtgtgtgtgtgtgtgtgtgtgtgtgttcgcgcgcgcgcgcgccagAGCTCGGTGTTTctgggggaagaaaaggaaggagaagaacgTGGGAATGTGGCTTTCTCCTCTGTGTGGCACGCTCTCTGGATGAGTTTCCcgacacacacatactcacacacacaggtGGAAAGAGAAGAATACGCgcaaataaatcataaataacCCCGCTTTATTGCTGCCTGATTTTCCCTTCTAGGAAACCATTCATGTTTGCAGTTGCTGAGGTTATTGAGGGTCGTAAAAGACGCATTCGATCTaaacaagaaagataaaaacaaaggcaatacTGTAGAACCCTAAAGTATGGGAGGATTCCCGCTCCAGAGATAAATCTCATTGCCATGCAAAACACAGAACATCGGAAATTTAACAGAGTgcctttaaaatatcaaattaaatgTAGGCGGTGGTAACATGCATGTTAACAATTTCTCTTATGATAGATGGTTCAAATTAACTTCCAGGAAAGTGCATTGACATTGCCTTTGAAGGCTCTGGTCTGAGCCTCTGAGAACACGGCCtgccttttttattattgtaaccTGCAAGAGGGAAACATATAAACACCCGGGACAGCAGGTAATGGGGGGAAGATCTATAAACAAAGCCAGAagggaggtggggaacagagctGCTCAGACTGGGTGTCGGGCCTGGCCTACTGCGAGTAGGGTGAGCTGCACTTCTGCCTCCATTATTGgcactattgtttttatttcctccattcAGAGAACAAGCTATCCTAATAAATCTATCCTAGAGCCAGGACATCCAAAGGCCAAATTAAAACCATTCTTGGGCAGAGATGGCAAAACTCTTTTCCCAGGGCCTTCTTGAACAGTAAGCAGCAGTATAATCTATCAATATTTCTTGGCTTTCATGCGTGAAGAATCGTATTTACATTGTATTAAAATGACTCTTAAATTTGCACAATATTGTAATGTAGCAAATGTAGTATTAATATTGATCTGAACAGCAGATAATTTATTTAGACAAGAGGATCTCATTTGTATGCAGGGTGGCCAGAGCGGCAGACTTGGACTGCCCCCTTTTACTTTCAGTGCAAATGCAGGTCTGCTAGTGGGAGAGGGAGTTATTCTTTGCGAGAGTATCAAGTGAGAACCTTAAAGCAAATGGACGATTTATTGAATACCTTCCCCGGTGtgtgaatgcattttatcttaaTAAGTCTTCTTGATAGAAACGTGTTTCTCAAAAGTGACAAAGAGCCTGGGAAGCAATGACCAGGCTGCTTTAGCTCTGGCAAGCCTGGGCCTGGCTGGCGCTCCAGGACCCGGCTCCTCAGCCAAATGAATCAGGAAGCAAGCCAGTGTCAGGGAAGTTGGGGGTTTTCAGTCTCATTCAGTGAGGTGTCTTGAAGCAGAAATGTGATTTGGAGCTGGACAGAGGTCTTCTCAAGAAAGGTCaccctcccttttcctggtccTCCCTAAGGTTCTTTGAACCCCTTTGACTTTTCTGATCTCCTGCCCTTTCCCAGAGAGAGGCAAGGACTGTGCTGGCTGCAGAGAAGACTGGAATTATTTAGcttttctttcaacttttcatCCTAAAACATCCCTGTGaaagtgtttcatttttaaaaagagtttccCAAGAGAAGTTTCTTAAAGTCTTCAAGGTGCGAGGGAGGCCAAGAAGTGAACAATATTATTTTGTTGGAAAATTGCAAGCAGAATATCTGAAAATGGAATTAGAGCTGTCAGTAGTAATTCACCCCCCCTTTCATATAACACATTTCCACTTCTGACTAAACTTGTTTTGATTGCTAGCCAGAAGGGAATTCATGGGAAGCCTTCTCAAAGTCATCCAACTTTTGAGCAAACTTTGAATGATGGAAAAGACAGTTTTAGACATATTGTCCAATGAAGTTTGCTCTGGTTAAGTAGTTGAAGCTGGCACGGGGTTCCCTGTGGTGGTTTTCACATTTGGCCTCCGGATGGTATGCTTAATCCTTAATATTCTGGACAGCATCCAAGGACTAGGTCATGACCTgaacttacattttttaaaaaagtattaattcATACACCTAAATATTCCCTCAAATAAATGAGTCCTTCCCTGAAAGGAACCATCTAGTTAACATAAATACAATAAATCCATTTTCAGTACAATAATAACTTTGATTTCTAGTTATGGCAGCTGATTACATCTATATTTCCTGAACACTAAACTCTTCTGAATGCACAACATGAAATACATTCTCTGCACTACAAAGGCTAAGCCGGGAGGGCCTGAACAGTAATggttatttatttacataatttctttTCCATATACTGTAGGAGAAATATGGAGGTTTCCCACATTGACACTACCACATAAAAAGTGAGACATGGATTTTGCACATTCTGCCTCCTTTTCTTATCTGGGGTCTGTATAACTCATGGAGTATAAATATAGACTATATTACACCCCTGCTCACTTAGCTTTGTGACCACAACCACCCCATCCATCTAAGAGTTTGTACCGTCTGTACACAGCTGGGGGAACCCTGGTGTAGGAACACCCAGAGGGGAATATCTATCTCACTAGGAAGCCAGGCCCAGACTAGGGCTTCCACAAGACGGAGGCCATAGGGCTTGCCGCCTGGCACCTGCAGTCGAGTCCACTACAGGCTTTCTggctttaaaggaagaaaaataccaGAGAAGCCAGCACAGGGCCCAAGGGCCCAGGCATGCCTCTCCTGGGCTTCTGTCCCTTGGAGTGGCCTAACTGGGAGAAGGGTGATGACCTTGTATTCTGGGGGCCCTAATCGTAAATATCAGATAACTATTTTACAGACCTGAGGGGATGCCATAGGAGTCTTCAAAAAAAATCAGTGGGTCCTTTTCATTCTGCACGGTTTGAGGCGGAAAGGGATCCTGTAACATAATGGGCAGATAATGCATTTAAAGCAAGATATCTGTAAATATGAGTCTGCATGGTAGCCATTCAGCAGAGCCAGGTTAGTAAGCAGGACCAAGGGCAGAGCTCAGGGTCCCCTCTCTAAGGAGCAAAGCCCCAAAGTGCCACTGCCCTCATCTTGCCAGCCATAAAGCCTCACTGACTTCCCTACTCCGGCCAGTGTGGGTGCACCCAAGCAGCTGGCTGGGGGAAGCAGACAGCTGAAAGAACCCAGTCTGAATCTGAGGTCAAAGGAGACTTGCCTCAGAAATTCTTGAATTATCActagttttatttgtatttttgatcAAGGCCATAGCCTTGTAGATGAAGGTGTTAGAACGCTTTGAAAACCCAAGTTTGTGAAATATAAAGACATAAAGCTCAGAAACTCAGCAGACACGGGTTTTACTTTGAATCATTGGCTCTGTCTTCTTAGGGTCACGCTTGCCCACTCACAGGTATATACTGTCCTTTTGAGGGCACTGCCATGCATGAATTTCTTCCAGGGTCCCTATATTAGCCAACGCCGCCTTTGATCTCTAGTTGATCTCCTGACTGGCTAAGGGCTCCTCTGTGatcttcttgttttttaaatatttattattactataagAAACAAGGTAGGTGTTGGAACTATGGAGAGGAAGCCTTGACTTCATGCCCCTGCTTCCACTGCCCCCTCCATTTGCTTGCCTGTAGTTAGCTGATAGAGTATAAACTGCTGTATAGCAGGATTTGTAGGAGAGCAAGAGGAGCCTTGGTTGAGGTGAGACAAACAGGGGCTTTGAGATGCTCTCGTTGTGTGTAGGTGCCTTTTTTCTCCTTGGTCCTGTAAAGGAAATCTACCTCCCCCAATTTCCCCTCAACTCTTCACCTCCCAGGCTTCAGAAAGGAAACATCTTCAGTGATCTGACACAAAGCTGGGCTAGAGGCAGCTACAGCCTGGAGTAACTGAGCCATGTTCTTCCTGATTATTATACAGCTTACAGAGATGTGACCAATTTTCAATTCCTTGATCTAAGGCAAAGATAGAAGTATACATCGTCACCAAAGATTTGCTGCAGAGTTCTCGCTTGCATGGATAGTGCATCTCCAATCTTATATTGCTAAAGCATGGGCTTGATCTGATTCCAGGCATTGTTAGCCCGTATTTTTTTTAACCCACTCTTACGTGTTTGTTCACTACACAATCTAGGTGCTCCTTGAGGTTTCTGGTTGGAGTCATTTGGGCTTGAGAGGGGGACTCTAAGAAGCCTTTAAGAACTGCCTTCAGGCTGTATACTTCTTCAGGGCTCCTGAACACCCCAAAATCAAGGGCAAAATTCCTCCCTTTAATGAGCACAGTGGAAGGATGCTCCCCTGCAGGCAGAGGACAGGTTGCTACGCACAGCAAACATGGCTCCAGCATCGTACATTATTTAATCCAAAGgtgaaacaggaaaaacaaaGGGACTAGAGAGGTTGCTGCCTCTGCATGCATGTGCTTCTTTCTCCAGCTCCCCTAGGCGTGGTGGGGGTTTGATTTATTGTATTTGTATTGGTGAGGGTtggatttgttttatttgtattggGGGCTGGTAGAGAAGAAGTAGCAAAGCATGAggggatttatttttattctatttcttttccatttcttctcaaaaaaaattttttaatcacttGTTGGTTGTGCCTTTGCTGTTCGCCGACCTAATCATGTGCCCCTTTCCCTTGTCTCgccttcctgtggctgctgggcaGACGCCTGTGGCCTGTCAGATGCCGCCCACATAGAGAGCCTGCAGGAGAAGTCACAGTGTGCTCTGGAGGAGTATGTGAGGAGCCAGTACCCTAACCAGCCCAGCCGTTTTGGCAAACTGCTACTGCGACTGCCCTCGCTGCGCACCGTGTCCTCCTCTGTCATCGAGCAGCTGTTCTTCGTCCGTTTGGTAGGTAAAACCCCCATCGAAACTCTCATCCGTGATATGTTACTGTCTGGGAGCAGCTTCAACTGGCCTTACATGTCCATCCAGTGTTCCTAGACCTTGGGCACTTCCCACCTGCCCCTACCTCCCTAGAGACTCAAAGGACTGGCGGGGCCATGGACTCCAAAGCCTGAGGGACACCGGGTGGCTGACGCAGGGTGCAAGGTGCGGCAggctgggcaggggaggagggctgGGAAGGCAGGAGCAGCCCACCCTGCAGAATGCAACCCGAGCTGCAATCTCGGAAAAAAGAGACTCTTTTAGGATCAGGTCTGTGAACAcattgggaagaaaagaaaaaggacctTGTGTctggtgagaaaaagaaaacaatctttgGAAGAGAGGACCAtgagaattttaataaaacagaagGAGACTAATGGACCTTCCAGGATTTATTGTGGATGGATGTGGATATATTCTGTACAGAAAACACACATGAAAGTGGACTGAATCCTATGTAGAAATACACACGCACCCCCAAACATTGTTATTCATTTTGTAAGATactagtctttattttcatttttttgtaaaatttaaacaTCGTAtgcacataaaaaaaggaaacaagaattaggggaaaataacattttccaaataattataaaaaattgtcCTGTGTCTATGTATCTatatctgttttgtatttttttctggttccaaACCAGATTTCCTGTGATTCTATACTAATAATTTTTGATATAACCCTTTGCTTCTTATAATGAGTGCGATATATGTTGTCGAGGCTGTTCTTCAAGAATTAAAATTGAAgtgaaaatttaaacaaaaataaaagaatttagcaAAACCCACGTGTCTGGTTGCTTTACAGATGTCATCAGTGCAAAAGAACCCTCTAATTAATCTCCACTCTAATTGTTATTAGAACAGGGGGGTTTAAGAGGGGAGAACTTTTAAGGTTCATTACCAAGTTGGCTAGATTTATTTCCTAAACCAAGCCCCTACTTGGTTTTGTAAATTTGAACGGCCAGGCTCTGTGTGGGTCATGGTGATTAGTA
Encoded proteins:
- the NR2F1 gene encoding COUP transcription factor 1 — its product is MAMVVSSWRDPQDDVAGGNPGGPNPAAQAARGGGSAGEQQQQAGSGAPHTPQTPGQPGAPATPGTAGDKGQGPPGSGQSQQHIECVVCGDKSSGKHYGQFTCEGCKSFFKRSVRRNLTYTCRANRNCPIDQHHRNQCQYCRLKKCLKVGMRREAVQRGRMPPTQPNPGQYALTNGDPLNGHCYLSGYISLLLRAEPYPTSRYGSQCMQPNNIMGIENICELAARLLFSAVEWARNIPFFPDLQITDQVSLLRLTWSELFVLNAAQCSMPLHVAPLLAAAGLHASPMSADRVVAFMDHIRIFQEQVEKLKALHVDSAEYSCLKAIVLFTSDACGLSDAAHIESLQEKSQCALEEYVRSQYPNQPSRFGKLLLRLPSLRTVSSSVIEQLFFVRLVGKTPIETLIRDMLLSGSSFNWPYMSIQCS